The window AGCAAAAGGTATTTATCTGGCTTTTGGTTTTCAGCAACTCGGTCTACCGCTGGCATGGATGATTTCACCCTTTCTATTAAGCGCTAATCAATGGGATGTAATTTATACCTTTGAACTGGGATTGGCCATTTGCTGCTTTGCCATGGTGGTTGCACTCAAATTACCTCGAAGTCTGCGTCTTGCTGTTTTTGAAAAGCAAGATTTCTTTACCTTTACCTTACTGGCGCCAGGTTTTGCTTGCTTATGTATTGTTCTCACGCAAGGCCCTATTCTTTGGTGGTTTGATAGTCCTTGGCTGGCTTATGTATTAATTGTTGGCTTTTGCCTGATTGTCTTAGGTTTAACTTATGAGCATTATCGTGCTAATCCTCTGATTATGACGCGCTGGCTTGCAACAAGCGACCTGCTTACGTTTATCTTTAGTGCATTTGCCTTACGTCTGTTGATGTCAGAGCAAAGCTATGCGGCTGTTAATTTTCTAAAAACTATGGGAATGGGGCCTGATCAATTTGTTCCACTTTATAGCGTCATCTTTTGTGGGACCATTGCTGGCTCAGTCTTTAGTGCATTGACCTTTCATAAAGATCGCCTGATGTTAAATTTGTTTTTGGCGGAATTTCTAATCTTAGTCGCGTGTATCTTGGATTATCACCTGACCAGTGATGTCCGTCCAGCAAACTTTTATCGAAGTCAATTCCTTGTCAGTTTTGCTGGTGGCGTATTTATTGGTCCTTTACTCATGATGGGGTTTGTACGTACCTTACAACGCGGCCCACAATACGTGATTACCTTTGTTGTGCTATTCACAGCCACCCAGAACTTTGGTGGTTTAGTGGGTTCATCCTTTTTTAACACCTATCAACAACACCATACCTATGATTATAAAGTCGAAATTAATAGTCATTTAAACCCAACTGACCCATCTGTTGCCCAACGCATAAAAAGTTATGAACATAGTGCCATGTTAAATACAACCGATCCTGTTTTGCAAAATAAACAAGCGATGCAAAATTTGAATCAAGTTGTGACCCGTGAAGCACAAGTTCGCGCCTATAACGATGTAATTGTGCTCAATGGTATTTTCGCGATTATTCTCTTGATATGGGGCTTATTTAAATATGCCCGTGAGAAATATAAAACGATAAAAAATAGATCCCTACCAAGTACTTCGAGTTAAACATTTGATTGAGAAAATATTATGGCAGAAGAAACCAAAGATAATACCGAAAAACAGACTCAGGAAAATCCAGCAACCAATGCTGAAACATCACCTCAGTCTAACAACGCTATACAAACTACTGAGGCGCCACCACCGCCTCCGCCAACAAGTAAGTTGATCAAAACCAAGCGTTCAACCTTATGGTGGATGCTGTTGGTTTTATTGGTAGGTATTACCATCATCTTATGGGCATGGAAAATTGGTCCCTTTCATACAGCGATTGAGCAGACAGACAACAGTTATATCAAAGGGAAAACCACGATATTGTCCTCACAAATCAATGGTTATATCAAAGATGTACTGGTCAAAGATTTTGATCATGTGAAACGAGGTCAAGTGTTGATGCATATCGATGCAACAACCTATGATCAAAAAGTTACTCAAGCGGTTTCAGGTGTAGAACAAGCTCAAAATAGCCTTGCCAATCAAACTCAAGCCATTGCACAACGCCAAGCCGATGTCGTGGCGGCACAAGCCAAGCTAGATCAGGTCAAAGCTCAATATGATTTATCCATGGCACAACTAAAACGTTATCAACAATTGGGCAATAGTGGTGCGGCATCCAAATCTGAGCAAGATAAGGCCGCAGCCGATGCACAAAACAATCTTGCGTTACTCAAACAAGCCCAAGCCAACATTCTAGTAGCACAAGAGGCTTTAAAAACAGCACAAGTGGCAGAAGCAGGTTTAAAAGCACAGGTCAACAGCGCGCAAGCACAACTGGATCAAGCCAATACCACCAAAGATTACAGCACTATAGTCGCGCCACTGGACGGTCAACTCGGTGAAGTGAATCCTCGTGTTGGTCAATATGTTGCCGCAGGTTCACAATTACTTTATTTGATTCCACAACAAACATGGGTGATCGCTAACTTTAAAGAAACACGGATTGCCAATATGAAAATAGGTCAGAAAGCTTCTTTCACTGTTGATGCCATGAAACATCAAAAATTTACAGGGCGTGTTGAACAAATCTCTCCTGCAGCTGGATCAGAATTCAGTGTATTGAAACCTGATAATGCAACAGGTAATTTCACAAAAGTGGTTCAACGAATTGCCGTTCGTATTGCAATTGATCCTGATCAAGAAGGTATCGAAAATTTACGTCCAGGTATGTCCGTGGTGACATCCGTGGATACCGATTCTTAAGCCATACTGACATTCTCAATCAAATCCATTTACAATGTGATCAAATCCATTTTTAACTGACCAAAATGTTTGATCACATTGCTTTTCCTACACCCTATCAAACATTGGACCAGCCTTATCCAGTTCAACTGACGGTAAAACGACTTGACCTGATTCATCCTCAAATTTCAGGCAATAAATTTTTTAAACTGAAATACAACTTACGTGCAGCCCATCAACAAGGCTATAAGCAAGTGCTCACTTTTGGTGGAGCTTACTCCAATCATATCGCAGCAACGGCGTATGCGGCCCAATGTTTTGGCTTTCAAAGTATAGGCATAATTCGAGGTGAAGAACTCGCGTCTCAAATATTAAATTCAACGCTACAAACAGCACAAGATTTTGGTATGCAACTGCATTTTGTTAGTCGAGCTGAATATCGCCTACGCCATGAAGCTGAGTATTTACAACAATTAAGACAACATTTTCCACAGGCTTTTATCATCCCTGAAGGTGGCACCAATGAGCTTGCAATACAAGGGACAAAAGAAATATTGTCTGTGGAGGATCGAGAAAATTATGATGTCATTTGTTGTGCTGTAGGGACTGGTGGCACAATCGCAGGACTGATTGAAAACAGTTCAGATCAGCAACAGGTTTTAGGATTTTCTGCACTCAAAGGTGATTTCCTCAAATCAGAAATTCAACAATGGACGGATAAGCAAAATTGGTCTTTAACCGATGCTTATTGTTGTGGTGGCTATGCCAAAACCACACCTAAATTGCTGCAATTTATGCAGGAGTTTGAGCAGAAATATGCAATCCCTTTAGAGCAGGTCTATACTGCTAAAATGATGATGGGATTGTTTGATTTAATGCAGCAATATCATTTTCCTACTGATACCCGTATTTTGGCGATTCATACTGGCGGACTACAAGGAAAACTGAAAACATATTAAATACTGCATAAATCTTTTATAATTGCCCGCTTTTCGTCGATCGAGTAATGTCCATGGTTCATCAAGTTGATGTTGTTGTTTTAGGTGCTGGCGCATCTGGCTTGATGTTGGCTGCTGAAGCAGGTAAACGTGGACGTTCAGTTGTGGTTCTCGAAAAAGCCAATAAGGTAGGCAAAAAGATTTTAATGTCTGG is drawn from Acinetobacter suaedae and contains these coding sequences:
- a CDS encoding HlyD family secretion protein — translated: MAEETKDNTEKQTQENPATNAETSPQSNNAIQTTEAPPPPPPTSKLIKTKRSTLWWMLLVLLVGITIILWAWKIGPFHTAIEQTDNSYIKGKTTILSSQINGYIKDVLVKDFDHVKRGQVLMHIDATTYDQKVTQAVSGVEQAQNSLANQTQAIAQRQADVVAAQAKLDQVKAQYDLSMAQLKRYQQLGNSGAASKSEQDKAAADAQNNLALLKQAQANILVAQEALKTAQVAEAGLKAQVNSAQAQLDQANTTKDYSTIVAPLDGQLGEVNPRVGQYVAAGSQLLYLIPQQTWVIANFKETRIANMKIGQKASFTVDAMKHQKFTGRVEQISPAAGSEFSVLKPDNATGNFTKVVQRIAVRIAIDPDQEGIENLRPGMSVVTSVDTDS
- a CDS encoding 1-aminocyclopropane-1-carboxylate deaminase/D-cysteine desulfhydrase translates to MFDHIAFPTPYQTLDQPYPVQLTVKRLDLIHPQISGNKFFKLKYNLRAAHQQGYKQVLTFGGAYSNHIAATAYAAQCFGFQSIGIIRGEELASQILNSTLQTAQDFGMQLHFVSRAEYRLRHEAEYLQQLRQHFPQAFIIPEGGTNELAIQGTKEILSVEDRENYDVICCAVGTGGTIAGLIENSSDQQQVLGFSALKGDFLKSEIQQWTDKQNWSLTDAYCCGGYAKTTPKLLQFMQEFEQKYAIPLEQVYTAKMMMGLFDLMQQYHFPTDTRILAIHTGGLQGKLKTY
- a CDS encoding MFS transporter produces the protein MDKSPRYLETPPDWSAEERPTLPGSPAAIAHATPKRFAYFFIGLFICIAASLSNGFVIANLSIFQGEYGLTPSQAAWLPAAYVMANVSANLILFKARQQYGLRLFSEIGLLVFIGVLILHLIVQTYEMALIVRFIAGLAAAPLSSLGMYYTMQAFGKADLAKGIYLAFGFQQLGLPLAWMISPFLLSANQWDVIYTFELGLAICCFAMVVALKLPRSLRLAVFEKQDFFTFTLLAPGFACLCIVLTQGPILWWFDSPWLAYVLIVGFCLIVLGLTYEHYRANPLIMTRWLATSDLLTFIFSAFALRLLMSEQSYAAVNFLKTMGMGPDQFVPLYSVIFCGTIAGSVFSALTFHKDRLMLNLFLAEFLILVACILDYHLTSDVRPANFYRSQFLVSFAGGVFIGPLLMMGFVRTLQRGPQYVITFVVLFTATQNFGGLVGSSFFNTYQQHHTYDYKVEINSHLNPTDPSVAQRIKSYEHSAMLNTTDPVLQNKQAMQNLNQVVTREAQVRAYNDVIVLNGIFAIILLIWGLFKYAREKYKTIKNRSLPSTSS